Proteins found in one Lutimonas zeaxanthinifaciens genomic segment:
- a CDS encoding DUF493 family protein produces MSKESDFYEKLRKSLTETTEFPTKYMYKFIIPSEDNKFKQIEGIFDNMGAVINSKPSKTGKYTSLTILVKMETPEDVILKYQEVSKVEGVISL; encoded by the coding sequence ATGAGCAAAGAGTCTGATTTTTATGAGAAGCTGAGAAAAAGCCTGACGGAGACAACAGAGTTCCCCACCAAATACATGTATAAATTTATTATTCCCAGTGAAGATAATAAGTTTAAACAAATTGAAGGGATTTTTGATAATATGGGTGCGGTTATCAATTCAAAGCCCTCAAAGACCGGGAAGTATACCAGTCTGACCATATTAGTAAAAATGGAAACTCCGGAAGATGTGATATTGAAATATCAGGAAGTTTCTAAGGTTGAAGGTGTCATATCTTTGTGA
- a CDS encoding aminotransferase class IV, with translation MINWVNNNGEIVAVDSLSIGSENRAFKYGDGVFDTIKLKEATLLFLEDHYFRLMSSMRMMRMRIPMNFTLEFYEDQIRKTLEANDLNNDARIRVNVFRKDGGLYTPETNEVDFLIEVKELKNKSLGLVEVELYKDFPISSGLFSTIKTNNRMLNVLASIFSKENGFQNCLLINEKKELVEGINANVFLIKGQEVFTPALESGCINGIVRKKLITLLEKSENFQINQASISPFELLKADEVFLTNSIQDIISVDKYRKKTYKKQKTLEIQELFHNLSAK, from the coding sequence ATGATAAACTGGGTCAATAATAATGGGGAAATCGTTGCTGTGGATTCACTCTCAATTGGATCTGAGAACCGAGCTTTTAAATATGGGGACGGGGTTTTTGATACGATAAAATTAAAAGAAGCAACACTCTTGTTTTTAGAGGATCATTACTTTCGGCTGATGTCTTCCATGCGTATGATGAGGATGCGAATTCCAATGAATTTCACCCTTGAATTTTATGAAGATCAAATTCGTAAAACTTTAGAAGCAAATGATTTAAACAACGATGCAAGAATACGCGTTAATGTTTTTCGAAAGGACGGTGGTCTTTATACTCCTGAAACAAATGAGGTAGATTTTTTAATTGAGGTAAAAGAACTGAAAAACAAAAGCTTAGGGTTAGTCGAGGTGGAGTTGTATAAAGATTTCCCAATTAGCTCAGGGCTCTTTTCAACCATTAAGACCAATAACCGAATGCTTAATGTTCTGGCAAGTATTTTTTCCAAGGAGAACGGTTTTCAAAATTGTCTTCTTATTAACGAAAAAAAAGAACTTGTTGAAGGTATTAACGCGAATGTTTTTTTAATTAAGGGTCAGGAAGTTTTTACACCGGCACTGGAGTCAGGATGTATTAACGGCATTGTCAGAAAAAAATTAATAACCTTACTGGAAAAAAGTGAGAATTTTCAAATCAATCAAGCAAGCATTTCTCCATTCGAATTGCTCAAGGCAGATGAAGTATTTCTGACCAATTCCATTCAAGACATTATTTCAGTAGATAAATACAGGAAAAAAACCTACAAAAAACAAAAAACCCTTGAAATTCAAGAGTTGTTTCATAACTTAAGTGCAAAATAA
- a CDS encoding peptidylprolyl isomerase: MRLNKFVIIILLFVFNPVQAQDEEKILFSIDGEDVYNAEFVRVYEKNKDIVVEDEQKEFEDYFNLFVDFKLKLKQARELSLDTISAYIDELAKYREQLIQPYLQNPEATESLVKEAYERTLQEVNASHILVRVEPDAIPADTLKAYLKIDEARGKIIKGASFDSIARMYSEDPSVKTNNGNLGYFSAFSMVYSFENAAYETEKGAISKPFRTRFGYHILKINDKRESPGEVQVAHIMIKKDSTVLKDTKDQIDQIYLKLQQGGDFAAIAKEQSDDYGSAQKGGLLPKFGTGRMIKSFEDVAFSLNEEGDFSEPFETQYGWHILKLLKKYPIPEYEELYPKLESKVKNGSRSSYVERSLADRIVRDYKYVTYKNKLQKYPSIKGFEQSDDTLLRIEEKVYVGRDFYLYAKDLNQKTLEEMYSDFCNKMVIGYYKENLDKTNKEFALTYQEYKDGLLLFELLQREVWQKSETDSIGLQTFFESNRTKYTWKKRGSLVMASCTRLEKAELVRNLLSQGESTASIKDKVNEGATIHVLFSKGKLEEGSSKLPKGYTLEEGVSKIYEENEDDFTIIRVDHLFGPQWKTLNETRGEVMNDYQKYLEDQWVKNLHKKYQVKINHKNYKELKKRFSGI; the protein is encoded by the coding sequence ATGAGATTGAACAAGTTTGTCATCATCATTCTTTTATTTGTGTTCAACCCTGTACAGGCCCAGGATGAGGAAAAAATACTTTTTTCCATTGATGGAGAAGATGTTTATAATGCCGAGTTCGTAAGAGTCTACGAGAAAAATAAAGATATTGTTGTTGAGGATGAACAGAAGGAATTCGAGGATTATTTCAATCTATTTGTTGATTTTAAACTTAAATTAAAACAGGCAAGAGAACTTTCTCTGGACACAATCTCTGCGTATATAGACGAGTTAGCCAAATACAGAGAACAGCTTATCCAGCCTTATTTACAAAACCCTGAAGCCACCGAATCACTTGTTAAAGAGGCCTATGAAAGGACACTTCAGGAAGTTAATGCAAGCCATATATTGGTCCGTGTAGAGCCCGATGCGATTCCGGCGGATACTTTAAAAGCCTATTTAAAAATCGATGAAGCAAGAGGTAAAATCATCAAAGGAGCTTCCTTTGACAGTATTGCCCGAATGTATTCAGAAGATCCATCGGTCAAAACAAATAATGGAAATCTTGGATATTTTTCAGCGTTTTCCATGGTATATTCCTTTGAAAATGCAGCTTATGAAACCGAAAAAGGTGCTATATCCAAGCCTTTTAGAACAAGATTTGGGTATCATATTTTAAAGATTAATGATAAAAGAGAATCACCGGGCGAAGTTCAGGTAGCTCATATCATGATCAAAAAGGACAGTACGGTTTTAAAAGACACGAAAGATCAGATTGATCAGATCTATTTAAAACTGCAGCAGGGCGGGGATTTTGCCGCGATCGCCAAAGAGCAATCCGATGATTATGGATCTGCTCAAAAAGGAGGGCTTTTACCAAAATTTGGAACGGGAAGAATGATAAAGTCTTTTGAAGATGTTGCTTTCAGTTTAAATGAGGAAGGCGATTTTTCAGAGCCTTTTGAAACACAATATGGATGGCATATTCTAAAACTGTTAAAAAAGTACCCAATTCCCGAATACGAAGAGCTGTATCCAAAACTGGAGTCCAAAGTAAAGAATGGAAGCAGGTCTTCATATGTGGAACGATCACTTGCGGACCGAATTGTCAGGGATTATAAGTACGTTACTTACAAGAATAAATTGCAAAAATATCCTTCTATAAAGGGATTTGAACAAAGTGACGATACTTTACTTCGGATTGAAGAAAAGGTTTATGTTGGCAGAGATTTTTATCTTTACGCCAAAGATTTAAATCAAAAGACACTGGAAGAAATGTATAGTGATTTTTGTAATAAAATGGTGATTGGTTATTACAAGGAAAATCTGGATAAGACAAACAAAGAATTTGCCCTGACCTATCAGGAATATAAGGATGGATTGTTGCTTTTTGAACTATTGCAAAGAGAAGTTTGGCAGAAATCGGAAACGGATTCAATTGGCCTGCAGACTTTTTTTGAGTCAAACAGAACAAAATATACCTGGAAGAAAAGAGGGAGCCTGGTGATGGCCAGTTGCACCCGTTTGGAGAAAGCAGAACTTGTCAGGAATCTTTTGAGCCAGGGCGAATCGACGGCTTCAATCAAGGATAAAGTAAATGAGGGAGCAACTATTCATGTTCTATTCAGTAAAGGTAAGTTGGAGGAAGGAAGTTCAAAATTACCCAAGGGATATACTCTTGAAGAAGGAGTATCAAAGATATATGAAGAGAATGAGGATGATTTTACAATTATCAGAGTAGATCATCTATTTGGCCCTCAGTGGAAGACATTGAATGAAACCAGGGGAGAAGTAATGAATGATTATCAAAAATATCTTGAAGATCAATGGGTTAAGAACTTGCATAAAAAATATCAAGTAAAGATTAACCATAAGAACTATAAGGAACTGAAAAAAAGGTTTAGCGGGATATGA
- the fmt gene encoding methionyl-tRNA formyltransferase: MKELRIVFMGTPDFAVNSLKALVESNYKVVGVITAPDRPAGRGRKLNESAVKKYANSKGLNILQPTNLKDPGFLRELKDLEPNLQIVVAFRMLPKQVWAMPKYGTFNLHASLLPDYRGAAPINWAIINGELKTGVTTFFINEEIDTGSVILQKETEISRDMSAGELHDILMDLGSTAVIETVEHINKGSLKSVPQKEGEYKSAPKLNKDNCRINWGKSKIEIYNHIRGLSPYPGAWSVLDNDQKRIELKVYKTRIIDEDHNLDLGTIVASKKKLKVAVEKGFIEVLDLKLAGKKRMDAQSLLNGYVFSEGSKMI; the protein is encoded by the coding sequence ATGAAAGAATTACGCATCGTGTTCATGGGAACTCCTGATTTTGCCGTGAATTCCCTGAAGGCATTGGTAGAATCAAATTATAAGGTTGTTGGTGTGATAACCGCACCGGACAGGCCAGCCGGAAGAGGAAGAAAGCTCAATGAATCTGCTGTGAAAAAATATGCCAACAGTAAAGGCCTCAATATTCTGCAGCCAACTAATCTTAAAGATCCTGGATTTTTGAGAGAATTAAAGGACCTCGAACCCAATTTACAGATTGTAGTGGCTTTTCGGATGCTTCCTAAGCAGGTATGGGCCATGCCAAAGTATGGAACCTTTAATCTCCATGCTTCCCTTCTCCCCGATTACAGAGGAGCAGCTCCTATCAACTGGGCCATCATAAATGGGGAGCTTAAAACCGGGGTGACCACATTTTTCATCAATGAAGAAATTGATACCGGATCGGTTATCCTTCAAAAAGAAACCGAAATTTCAAGAGATATGTCTGCCGGAGAATTACATGATATCCTGATGGATCTTGGAAGTACCGCGGTTATTGAAACTGTGGAACATATTAATAAAGGCTCCCTAAAATCAGTTCCTCAAAAAGAAGGAGAATATAAATCTGCTCCTAAACTAAACAAAGACAATTGTCGCATCAACTGGGGTAAATCTAAAATTGAAATCTACAATCATATAAGAGGTTTAAGTCCCTATCCGGGTGCTTGGAGCGTACTTGATAATGATCAGAAGCGAATAGAATTAAAAGTCTATAAAACCCGAATAATCGATGAGGATCACAATCTGGATCTGGGGACGATTGTAGCCTCTAAAAAAAAATTAAAGGTTGCCGTTGAAAAAGGCTTCATTGAGGTTCTTGATTTGAAGCTGGCAGGCAAAAAAAGAATGGATGCCCAAAGTTTGTTAAACGGATACGTTTTTTCAGAGGGTAGTAAAATGATCTAA
- a CDS encoding YqgE/AlgH family protein has product MTTLKPTKGKLLVAEPSILSDSSFNRSVVLLTEHNESGSVGFIFNKPSPYKIGDLIPEIDSSLKVYFGGPVSEDNLYFVHKVPELIPDSIEIADGIFWGGDFEAIQSLLKDDILSKHDIRFFLGYSGWSHLQLEEELETTSWLIVENKFNNLFTINPNNFWKNELLKYGGVYRLWANAPKDPGMN; this is encoded by the coding sequence ATGACAACGTTAAAACCAACAAAAGGGAAATTGCTCGTGGCAGAACCCTCCATTCTCAGCGACAGTTCCTTTAACCGTTCTGTCGTCTTACTGACAGAACACAACGAAAGCGGATCTGTTGGTTTTATTTTCAACAAGCCTTCTCCTTATAAAATTGGGGACCTTATCCCTGAAATTGATTCGTCTTTGAAAGTATATTTTGGCGGGCCTGTTTCTGAAGATAATCTTTATTTTGTTCATAAGGTACCGGAACTGATTCCCGACAGTATCGAAATTGCAGATGGCATATTTTGGGGAGGAGATTTTGAAGCAATTCAGTCTTTACTTAAAGATGATATACTGTCAAAACACGATATTCGATTCTTTTTGGGATACTCTGGCTGGAGCCATCTGCAACTGGAAGAAGAACTGGAAACAACCTCTTGGTTAATTGTGGAAAACAAGTTCAATAACCTGTTCACAATAAATCCGAATAATTTCTGGAAAAATGAATTGCTAAAATATGGTGGTGTCTACAGGCTTTGGGCAAATGCCCCCAAGGACCCGGGAATGAACTAG
- a CDS encoding RecQ family ATP-dependent DNA helicase, whose translation MSKALDLLKETWGFHTFRGQQEAIVNAVADGLNCFVLLPTGGGKSICYQLPALMNEGVCVVISPLIALMQDQVSSLQEKGIKAIALTSKLNRHDTVIAFDNLMHGNYKFLYLSPEKLQAELIQEKIAQLNVNLIAIDEAHCISQWGHDFRPAYLKIPVLNDLFPHATKIALTATATRSVQKDILDNLKLGQCKSFKGSYFRDNLYIKVQKTEDIRNNLLRLLKKNNDPAIVYVGTRKETIEIARHLNANHLNSCSYHGGMNVEEKKNSFAAWKEDRVKIMVATNAFGMGIDKANVRLVIHLYLPNSLENFIQEIGRAGRDNLPSDTVLLYNENSILRSKEMNEASTVTPELTKTIYVKLNDYFQIATGEQPDDIFDFDVQDFAQTYQLPFLKVYYALMHLEQEDVIFYDQQGQRFSRVKVIESSKKLLEIQKENHPKSDLLELLLRSYGGIHDQFININERFLARRLNLNKSAVIKAFRQLDHDKVLIYEESKNNFKLRFLCPREDNFVFQSIRHHIKSRNKVKANKIKAMMRFINNDFVCRQMQLLRYFDEELQKPCGKCDVCLNKKKIGPTNYLEISNDIIALLNSNVSLSLNEIDEELKLDKETLAKTLHILREKGVIALNLQNKFYIKK comes from the coding sequence ATGAGCAAAGCACTTGATCTTCTCAAAGAAACATGGGGTTTTCATACCTTTAGAGGTCAACAGGAAGCTATTGTAAATGCGGTAGCTGATGGATTGAACTGTTTTGTTCTTCTCCCTACCGGTGGCGGTAAATCAATCTGTTATCAACTTCCCGCCCTAATGAATGAAGGTGTTTGCGTTGTTATTTCACCTTTAATTGCACTCATGCAGGATCAGGTTTCCTCATTGCAAGAGAAGGGAATTAAGGCCATTGCACTGACCTCAAAGTTAAACAGACATGATACCGTTATAGCTTTTGACAACCTGATGCATGGGAACTATAAGTTCCTGTATCTGTCACCTGAAAAGCTTCAAGCTGAACTGATTCAGGAAAAAATAGCTCAATTAAACGTAAACCTGATCGCTATCGATGAGGCTCATTGTATTTCTCAATGGGGCCATGATTTCAGACCGGCTTATTTGAAAATTCCGGTCCTTAATGATCTTTTTCCTCATGCAACTAAGATTGCCTTGACGGCGACGGCAACAAGGTCAGTTCAAAAAGACATTCTTGACAATTTGAAATTAGGGCAATGCAAATCATTTAAAGGCTCTTATTTCAGGGATAATCTGTATATCAAGGTTCAAAAAACAGAGGATATCAGAAACAATTTGCTACGGCTTTTAAAGAAAAATAATGATCCTGCCATAGTTTATGTCGGAACACGTAAAGAAACTATAGAAATAGCGAGGCATTTGAATGCAAATCATCTGAATTCCTGTTCCTACCACGGAGGCATGAACGTTGAAGAGAAGAAGAATTCTTTTGCCGCCTGGAAGGAGGATCGGGTTAAAATCATGGTGGCCACCAATGCTTTTGGAATGGGTATCGACAAAGCCAATGTCAGGCTGGTAATTCATTTGTACCTCCCGAATAGTCTGGAAAATTTTATTCAGGAAATCGGGAGAGCAGGAAGAGACAACCTACCCTCTGACACCGTTTTACTTTATAATGAAAATAGCATTCTAAGGAGTAAGGAAATGAATGAAGCCTCAACGGTTACCCCGGAGCTAACCAAAACCATTTATGTAAAACTGAACGATTATTTTCAGATTGCTACTGGTGAACAACCCGATGATATCTTTGATTTTGATGTTCAGGATTTTGCTCAGACCTATCAACTTCCCTTTTTAAAAGTTTACTATGCTCTGATGCATTTGGAGCAGGAAGATGTTATTTTTTACGACCAGCAGGGACAACGGTTTTCAAGGGTAAAAGTCATTGAATCGTCCAAGAAACTGCTCGAAATACAAAAAGAAAATCATCCGAAATCTGATTTGCTGGAATTACTTCTGCGCAGTTACGGAGGTATTCATGATCAGTTCATAAACATAAATGAGCGTTTTCTGGCGAGAAGATTGAACCTAAATAAATCTGCAGTCATCAAGGCTTTTAGACAGCTTGACCATGACAAGGTCCTTATCTATGAAGAATCTAAAAACAATTTTAAACTAAGATTTTTATGCCCCAGAGAAGATAATTTTGTCTTTCAATCCATTCGCCATCACATAAAATCAAGAAATAAGGTCAAGGCCAATAAAATTAAGGCAATGATGCGTTTCATAAACAATGATTTTGTCTGCAGGCAAATGCAATTGCTCAGATATTTTGATGAAGAGCTCCAAAAACCTTGTGGAAAATGTGATGTTTGTTTGAATAAGAAAAAAATAGGACCAACAAATTATCTCGAAATTTCGAATGATATCATAGCGCTGTTAAATTCAAATGTATCATTGAGCCTTAACGAGATCGATGAAGAATTGAAATTAGATAAAGAAACTCTTGCAAAAACACTTCATATTTTGAGAGAAAAAGGAGTCATCGCCTTAAATTTGCAGAATAAATTTTACATAAAAAAATGA
- a CDS encoding HU family DNA-binding protein, translating to MERQKNEYLTNFKFLIMNKSDLIESMATNAGISKAAAGKALDGMMKSITGELMTGGRVSLVGFGSFSVSTRAARDGRNPQTGATIKIPARKVVKFKAGSELKDSVN from the coding sequence ATTGAAAGGCAAAAAAATGAATATTTAACCAATTTTAAATTTTTAATTATGAACAAATCAGATTTAATCGAATCAATGGCTACGAATGCTGGGATTTCAAAAGCTGCAGCAGGAAAAGCATTAGATGGTATGATGAAAAGCATCACGGGTGAATTGATGACTGGAGGTAGAGTGTCATTAGTTGGATTCGGATCATTTTCAGTTTCTACAAGAGCTGCTAGAGATGGAAGAAACCCACAAACTGGAGCAACAATCAAAATTCCTGCAAGAAAAGTTGTAAAATTTAAAGCAGGTTCTGAATTAAAGGATTCAGTGAACTAA
- a CDS encoding ATP-binding protein — translation MKQQKIVITGGPGTGKSTVIDRLTNLKFTCMPEISRTVTRAAQKEGIEQLFLNEPLLFSEKLLEGRIHQYNEAERSGSEKVFFDRGIPDIHGYMDYSGTDYPDIFKSKSKEFRYNFIFMMPPWREIYKTDNERYESFEQSLLIYEYLKKCYMEMDYKVIVVPEGNIDHRVEFILNTL, via the coding sequence TTGAAACAGCAGAAAATTGTAATAACAGGTGGGCCCGGTACGGGAAAATCAACGGTCATAGATCGGCTTACAAACCTGAAGTTTACCTGTATGCCCGAAATATCACGAACAGTTACCAGAGCGGCACAAAAAGAAGGCATTGAGCAGTTATTTCTGAATGAACCCCTTCTTTTTAGTGAAAAACTTCTCGAAGGAAGAATCCATCAATATAATGAGGCTGAACGCTCAGGTAGTGAAAAAGTATTTTTCGACAGAGGTATTCCCGACATCCATGGCTATATGGATTATTCAGGAACCGATTATCCTGATATTTTTAAGTCTAAAAGCAAGGAATTCAGATATAATTTTATTTTTATGATGCCTCCCTGGAGAGAAATTTACAAGACAGATAATGAAAGATACGAATCCTTTGAGCAGTCATTATTGATCTATGAATATTTAAAAAAATGTTATATGGAAATGGACTACAAGGTTATTGTTGTTCCTGAAGGAAATATTGATCACAGAGTGGAATTCATATTAAACACACTTTGA
- a CDS encoding AAA family ATPase, translating into MSDVAKIDNLVKSYSLLKDEIGKVIIGQHDAVNHVLLSVLCGGHSLLIGVPGLAKTLLVNTVAQALGLNFKRIQFTPDLMPSDILGSEILDESRHFKFVKGPVFANIILADEINRTPPKTQAALLEAMQEKSVTVAGQSFDLDLPFFVLATQNPIEQEGTYPLPEAQLDRFMFSIYLDYPSFEEEVFVAKNTTNDENSIIKPVFSKRDIIDYQHLIRRIPIADNVVEYAVRVASRTRPNKEGAPDIVKSYIDWGAGPRASQNLVLGAKAYAAIHGKYSPDIADVQAVAHGILHHRIVKNYKAEAEGISETQIINAIL; encoded by the coding sequence ATGTCTGACGTTGCTAAAATTGATAACCTTGTAAAGAGCTATTCCCTTTTAAAGGATGAAATAGGAAAGGTGATCATTGGGCAACATGATGCCGTTAACCATGTTTTACTATCGGTTTTATGTGGTGGCCACTCTTTGTTAATTGGGGTTCCGGGATTAGCAAAAACGTTATTGGTCAACACGGTGGCCCAGGCACTGGGGCTAAATTTTAAAAGAATACAGTTTACACCGGACCTCATGCCTTCGGATATATTAGGAAGTGAAATATTGGATGAGAGCAGGCATTTCAAATTTGTAAAAGGGCCTGTATTTGCCAATATAATACTGGCAGATGAAATTAACAGGACACCTCCCAAAACCCAGGCAGCGCTTTTGGAAGCCATGCAGGAAAAATCAGTAACCGTTGCAGGTCAGAGTTTTGACCTTGATCTTCCGTTTTTTGTATTGGCCACCCAAAACCCTATCGAACAGGAAGGTACCTATCCGCTCCCGGAAGCTCAACTCGACAGATTTATGTTCTCCATATATCTCGATTACCCATCTTTTGAAGAAGAGGTATTTGTGGCGAAGAACACTACTAACGACGAAAATTCAATAATCAAACCGGTATTCTCCAAGAGAGATATTATTGATTATCAGCATTTGATCAGAAGAATTCCGATAGCTGATAATGTGGTAGAATACGCGGTAAGGGTTGCATCCCGAACTAGACCAAATAAGGAAGGGGCTCCGGATATTGTGAAATCATATATTGACTGGGGAGCAGGCCCCAGAGCTTCACAAAACCTGGTGCTTGGAGCAAAGGCCTATGCCGCTATCCATGGAAAATACTCTCCTGATATTGCGGATGTGCAAGCTGTGGCACACGGAATTCTGCATCACAGGATCGTGAAAAATTACAAGGCTGAGGCTGAAGGCATTTCAGAAACTCAGATTATCAATGCTATTCTTTAG
- a CDS encoding peptidylprolyl isomerase: MKRFIVIALMISCIQVLAQEKVKIDGVATVVGDNIVLDSEIDAFKQELIQQSGGQIEISDCEMLEQIMNRKLLAHHAVIDSIVVNEGEIQQQVQRKTDYFSQQLGSQEKMLELYGFDNLKDLKDELYRVEKEGLLIQKMQQQLTADIDITPEEVKRYYISLEEEGNLPEIGAEIELSQIVLNVEPSEEAVEKTIARLKEIKKEVEDGGNFKMKAILYSDDPGVTQNSGFYSIERNSPFVKEFKETAFSLEEGEISQPFKSDFGYHIMLCEKIKGKQRDVYHILMQPKPDEDEGEKVRDSLIKYRQQILKMEVPFEEAVLRYSQDKDTRLSGGVLMNPESGDTHFDLTRMDPDLYAKVSSLKEGEISDVFLDETPQGLKMYKILLLKSRTESHTADLVQDYVKIMDLALQKKKTESIEKWSEEKIQDTYVNINDFYSKCEFKSNWSKSQ, from the coding sequence ATGAAGAGATTTATAGTGATAGCCTTAATGATTTCCTGTATTCAGGTCTTGGCTCAGGAAAAAGTAAAGATTGACGGGGTGGCAACGGTTGTTGGAGATAATATTGTTCTGGATTCAGAGATCGATGCTTTTAAGCAGGAATTGATTCAACAAAGCGGGGGGCAGATCGAGATATCGGATTGTGAAATGCTGGAGCAGATCATGAACAGAAAATTACTTGCTCATCATGCAGTTATCGACAGTATCGTTGTTAATGAAGGGGAAATCCAGCAACAGGTTCAGCGTAAAACAGATTATTTTAGCCAGCAGCTGGGGTCTCAGGAAAAAATGCTCGAATTATATGGTTTCGATAATCTTAAGGATTTAAAAGATGAACTTTACAGGGTAGAAAAGGAAGGCCTGTTAATTCAGAAAATGCAACAGCAATTAACTGCTGACATCGATATCACTCCGGAGGAAGTTAAAAGATATTATATTAGTTTGGAGGAAGAAGGTAACCTACCTGAAATTGGGGCAGAAATAGAACTCTCTCAGATTGTATTGAACGTTGAACCTTCTGAGGAAGCAGTAGAGAAAACCATTGCGAGACTGAAGGAAATCAAGAAGGAAGTTGAAGACGGAGGCAATTTCAAAATGAAGGCGATCTTGTATTCAGATGACCCGGGAGTAACGCAGAACAGTGGTTTTTATTCAATTGAAAGAAACAGCCCCTTTGTAAAGGAATTTAAAGAAACTGCTTTTAGCCTGGAGGAGGGAGAGATTTCACAACCTTTTAAATCTGATTTTGGGTATCATATCATGTTATGTGAAAAAATTAAAGGAAAGCAAAGAGATGTATATCACATTTTAATGCAGCCAAAACCAGATGAGGATGAAGGAGAAAAGGTAAGAGATTCTTTGATCAAGTACAGGCAGCAGATTTTAAAAATGGAAGTTCCTTTTGAAGAAGCGGTTTTAAGATATTCTCAGGATAAGGATACCCGGTTAAGTGGAGGCGTTCTTATGAATCCTGAATCAGGGGATACACATTTTGACCTGACAAGAATGGATCCTGATCTTTATGCCAAAGTAAGCAGTTTAAAAGAAGGAGAAATCAGTGATGTTTTTCTGGATGAAACCCCTCAGGGATTAAAAATGTATAAAATACTTTTGTTGAAGAGCAGAACAGAAAGCCATACAGCAGATCTTGTTCAGGATTATGTAAAGATCATGGATCTGGCACTTCAAAAAAAGAAAACAGAATCTATTGAGAAGTGGTCCGAAGAGAAAATTCAGGATACCTACGTGAATATTAATGATTTTTATTCAAAATGTGAATTCAAAAGTAACTGGAGTAAAAGCCAATAA